In Aedes albopictus strain Foshan chromosome 3, AalbF5, whole genome shotgun sequence, the following are encoded in one genomic region:
- the LOC109414924 gene encoding COP9 signalosome complex subunit 9 produces the protein MKPTLVADEMFPEGPGPFMDLEEAGGSTGLLMDLAANEKDVHADFYNDFEDLFDEDEENLV, from the exons ATGAAGCCCACCCTCGTAGCCGACGAAATGTTCCCGGAAGGGCCGGGTCCGTTCATGGATTTGGAAGAG GCTGGTGGTTCCACTGGATTGCTGATGGACTTGGCTGCCAATGAGAAGGATGTCCATGCAGATTTTTACAAtg ACTTTGAGGATCTCTTCGACGAGGATGAGGAAAACCTGGTGTAA